In the genome of Raphanus sativus cultivar WK10039 chromosome 9, ASM80110v3, whole genome shotgun sequence, the window CCTTTATGCAAGCGTAGAGACTATCGACTGGAGCGAAGCTCAATAAGAAACAGAGATGGCTGCAGCGCATCTAACGTTCCAGCGGACTTCGGATCTCAAATCTACCAGATCTGAGCGCAGTCGAGTCACCAAAGCTCGAAATAAGGGCCCAAAGAAAATCCTAACTAAGTACACGCCTCGCCGGTGTtccgaagaagacgaagacACCCAAGCCTTCCTTTAGATCCGGTGGAGAGAAAACCCCAACAGAACCAGATTCACCGCGCAAAGAGAAGAGACTCAGAGGAATTTTCAGAAGGAAGAGGCTCTAACAAACTGATGGAACCGAAATCCCACGGTGACCGGAGGCGGAGAGCCGACCGACCACCGCAAGAAGAAGAGATCTGTGAAGAAGGGTCAAGAGATTTGGGAGAGAAAGttcgactttttttttttcttttgctattcCAAAGTCATTATGTTCAATACATCATACGATCTTTTTGTAGATTGTATGATCTATCTGTTGGATTGTTTTTTCCTTCTCAATTTAATAAAACCACCAGTTGACGATgaacaagaaacaaaactaaaaactagCCAAATCTACGGAGCTGCGCCATGGCAGTTGACTGTGTGATGATAGACGCCTATTATGGGTTACGGCTCATTAGAGTAATCAAGAGACAAAGCCAGCAGACTAAAACGCTTCATTTATACAACCGTTAAAACGACCCCGTTTATGCATCGCCCGCCATTAAAGCGACGCCGTTTACGATAATGGTCAGCAATGGTAGGAGAATCAGAACTGCTGAACGAGACAGACCCATTTTGTACGCTAAACGACGTAGTTGCTGGTTAGACACGTGGCCACCATAACTCAAATATCTTATCTTCTCTTCCATCTGTGATGAATTTATTCCATGAAATTTGGGTATTGAAGATAAGATAATGCATGGCTCGCATTTTCCAGCAATATTATTAATCGCCACGCGGCTTCCAATTTCCtcctattttttattttatctaatctattaatttaggaattatctactatttaaatttctcatttaaattttagactctttcatagttgttgctagaatatatcatacctcctatacaatgtaacctaccaacttaaattaaaccaaatcttaaccaacatagattagttaaacctaaccagtaacacttttataatatttttggttaatctcttaatataattagatcatataaaactgaaccactcttaaatcaacgagttccatatcattccagacataagagaaaaaatatccgactcatttacaacgtaagcatacaaagaccgtgtatgcttatgctcattgatctttcaaaaaccaaataattgtggcatagaccaacatatgctcatgttcgtatcactaactttatttccatatatttactctttacttacatcatatcacaacatacacagttatgcaagaacatgacttttttttgttcaaacaaccaaataatgatGGCATATGGtcaatagattttttaaatatgtttttttatatattacattttatgaaactatgtgtataagttttttttgaaaaaatgcaTAACTATGTgtgttaaaaggtaaaaagtgtgaCAAGGCAAACTATTATACtagaaatgaaagaagattaaatacaaactaataacaagtacaacacaaattataatactattaaatttatatatatttaataaaatattatatatgtctaatatgtatatatatataaatgttacacaaaatatatataatattatatacacatattatatataccatatattattaattgaaatttgacaaatcaatttccgccctttagggcgggtcctaatctagttttatttattacagTGATTTCATCTGATTTCTGAGTTTTTTTAATTCCAAAATATACTCTCTGTCAGCAAAAAGTTAATTTCAGAATTTTGTTTTGGCTTATCTAACTTCTTTACGGGGAATTTTGGcaagttgtttctttcttttcttaaataaaaatttcataatttcgcaaaagtatatttatgtgtatttttaaaaaaaaattgtgttaaaAAATGAAGTAATCGGCAAAGCTGACAAGAGCTGTTTTGTCTTTACGCgattcatatattcatatatatacgTAATAGCGTGTGCCCATTCTTTAAGTCACAGACACATCCACTAGTCTCCACTGCATTGCGCAGCAGCTTCGTGGCATTACCTTTCTCTCTGTTCTAAAGACTAATCAAAAGGTTTCTCTTTTTCTATTTCTCCTCTTTTAATTTATACTTTTGTATAACTAGATAGCAAATAGATCTTAGAGTTACTCAGAGATCTGATGTTTCAGAGTTGGTTCTTTCGATTTGTAAACCGGTTCTGACGAATTTAACTTGAATCAACGTTCAGTGTTTCCTCTTTTAGATTCTTTGAGTAAAACAAAGCAGATAGATTTACAgtaacattgttttttttaactgttgttaaaacagtaaaaaaaatcaatcatgCTGGAGAAAGAGTTCTTCACCGAGTACGGTGAAGCAAGCCAATACCAAATCCAAGAAGTTGTCGGAAAAGGAAGCTACGGAGTTGTTGCCTCTGCCGAATGTCCACACACCGGAGGCAAAGTAGCCATCAAGAAGATGACCAACGTCTTCGAACACGTCTCTGACGCCATCCGGATCCTCAGAGAGATCAAACTTCTCAGGCTACTGAAACATCCGGACATCGTGGAGATCAAACACATCATGCTGCCTCCTTGCCGCAAGGAGTTCAAAGACATATACGTAGTTTTCGAGTTGATGGAGTCAGATCTTCACCATGTTTTAAAGGTAAATGATGACCTCACTCCTCAGCATCATCAATTCTTCTTGTACCAACTTCTTCGTGGCTTGAAATTCATGCACTCAGGTAAGGTTTCTTGGTGCCCTTTATATCGACTCAAAACATGTGTCATCAGTGTCGTTTCCTTCTTTTGTCCCTGTACTAGATGAAAGTGTTCTTATCATGTTTCGGCTCCTTGTTTGTGTTGTTGTAGCGCATGTTTTCCATAGAGATCTGAAGCCTAAAAACATCCTTGCTAACGCTGATTGCAAGATCAAGATCTGTGATTTAGGACTTGCTCGTGTCTCCTTCACTGATTCCCCTTCTGCCGTTTTCTGGACTGTACGTATCTCCTATATCAAGTTATTGTACTATGCAGAGAGTCCGGAACGAATCTGAGCGCAGCCCTATGAAACATTAGCTTTAGTTCCCAAAATTTTTGAAGGTTCTTTATATAGATATGAATTcctaaatctattatattagaACAGTAACATGATCTATTAATATAGGTTTACTCCAATTactttaatacaattattaaaatattttactaatcatttaaaatatactatattttatacAGATGTGATTACaaggaaaaatacaaatatgaaaattaattttttaataaaaatgtaaaacaaaaatatatctgaCATTTGAAagacggatcaaaatctaattggATTAAAAGAAAGAACTATGAAAATTTTTAAgacattttaaaatagtattatatCTTCAAAATTTCAGATCAGGCCCTGCAAAGAGGAGTTTGTTTTTCTATAATATAGAGTTATGTCTTTACTTCAAATGATTTAAGTAACCAATCTTTGTGATGTTGTTTTGCTAAGGACTACGTTGCTACAAGATGGTACCGTGCTCCAGAGCTCTGTGGTTCCTTCTACTCCAACGTAAGTTTCTTGTTTCGTTTCTGTATTCGATGAAATGATGTGTGAGCTTATGGAGTTGGCATGATTGGTGCAGTACACGCCAGCGATTGACATGTGGAGCGTTGGGTGCATATTTGCAGAGATGCTAACAGGAAAACCCTTGTTTCCTGGCAAAAACGTTGTGCACCAGCTTGAACTCGTCACGGATCTGCTTGGAACACCTTCGCCGATAACTCTTTCCAGGGTTTGTTTTAAAAATCGCAATACAGAGGCTTAAAAACTTGCTTTGGTTGcaagttttaaaaagtttttgtgtgtgtgtgtcatGAATGGAACTGTAGATACGGAATGAGAAGGCTAGAAAGTATTTGAGTAACATGAGGAGAAAAGAAGCTGTTCCTTTCACTCATAAGTTTCCCAATGTCGATCCCGTGGCGCTCAAGTTGCTTCAGCGTTTAGTTGCTTTTGATCCAAAAGACCGTCCCTCTGCAGAAGAGGtaaaagaaaggaagaagactcTCCCATGTACTACTTGTTTGTATTCATTGTTATGGTTTCTTGATGCTTTTGTTTACTTTGTTTTTCAGGCGTTGGCTGATCCCTATTTTCAAGGATTGGCTAATGTGGACTATGAACCTTCGAGGCAGCCTATCTCGAAGCTTGAGTTTGAGTTTGAAAGGAGGAAACTGACTAGGGATGATGTGAGAGAGCTCATGTACAGAGAGGTAAAATAAAAGACATTCAAGGAATTAGTCCTCAGCATATTAACAGAGAACCAAAAAACCGAGCcagaacaaaactgaaaaaccgAATCCGAAACCAACCAAACCAAAGTTCTCAATATATTTTCGGAACCAAAAATCAGAGatcaaaccgaaaccgaatcgaGAACTAAATGAGTTTTAAATGTAGCTGTATGTATACCTAAagtactaggtgttttcctgtgcagtaagaaattttcaaaatttttgatttatatttaaaaataaagtttattaaatattatagattttattatcttttctcaatatttaaatatagatttgatttagttaaatattaaattaagataaaatgattttgtttattttaaattataatattagatagtattttctatctatttatattgtttaaa includes:
- the LOC108827888 gene encoding mitogen-activated protein kinase 17, which gives rise to MLEKEFFTEYGEASQYQIQEVVGKGSYGVVASAECPHTGGKVAIKKMTNVFEHVSDAIRILREIKLLRLLKHPDIVEIKHIMLPPCRKEFKDIYVVFELMESDLHHVLKVNDDLTPQHHQFFLYQLLRGLKFMHSAHVFHRDLKPKNILANADCKIKICDLGLARVSFTDSPSAVFWTDYVATRWYRAPELCGSFYSNYTPAIDMWSVGCIFAEMLTGKPLFPGKNVVHQLELVTDLLGTPSPITLSRIRNEKARKYLSNMRRKEAVPFTHKFPNVDPVALKLLQRLVAFDPKDRPSAEEALADPYFQGLANVDYEPSRQPISKLEFEFERRKLTRDDVRELMYREILEYHPQMLQEYLQGEENINSHFLYPSGVDQFKQEFARLEEHDEDEEERNSPSIQRKYTSLPRERVCSSDDEGGDSVHAQTSSASVVFTPPQTTSTATRLSSQKTTQIDKAKAAATPVKRSACLVRSDSICASRSVGVSSAVS